Proteins encoded within one genomic window of Rhododendron vialii isolate Sample 1 chromosome 1a, ASM3025357v1:
- the LOC131298145 gene encoding F-box protein At4g09920-like isoform X3 — MGSILEVSEETYEDRISNLPNSLIAQILSYLPTKYAVATSVLSTRWKQLWTSITSLDFDDMLTSCPQNKSTDPSLQRSFTSFVGRVLLHHVSCVQRFRLKCSRSYKASLVNGWIADALLRNVRELDLSIWMGHSTKLPQDLFTCRTLVVLKLDTYYCDMNNVPTLVSLPSLRILHLKGIRFVDDDSINRFLFGCPVLEELSMRRCVGGNVSVIKIVAPMLTSLFMNDNLFGYISPPHGFECKIVLNTPALLYLTISSSETNGFYLVESLHHLIRADIFLYDTSGMVSIVTDGSAISKALTDLLEGISNVQFLHLGFSMEVRDCQLPKFPNMTCLELGDIHDVEWKFLLELLKNSPRLETLVFKEGTVLEMIVMCLQDCVGVQLGIFLLACSFTSRKLKFLTSVGRKKSGRWGTIFYKMQRFWRR, encoded by the exons ATGGGTTCAATCTTAGAAGTTTCAGAGGAGACGTACGAAGATAGGATCAGCAACTTACCCAACAGTCTTATTGCTCAAATCCTCTCCTATCTTCCCACAAAATACGCAGTGGCAACTAGTGTCCTATCGACAAGATGGAAACAACTATGGACTTCAATCACCAGTTTGGACTTTGATGATATGTTAACGTCATGTCCTCAAAACAAAAGTACCGATCCATCGCTGCAGAGGAGTTTTACGAGTTTTGTGGGTAGAGTATTGTTGCATCATGTTTCATGCGTGCAGAGGTTCCGTCTCAAATGCAGTCGAAGTTATAAGGCTTCACTTGTTAACGGATGGATTGCTGATGCATTATTGCGAAATGTTCGAGAACTTGATCTGTCCATCTGGATGGGACATTCTACTAAGCTGCCTCAGGACCTCTTTACTTGCAGAACTCTGGTGGTATTAAAACTGGATACTTATTATTGTGATATGAATAATGTACCTACTTTGGTTTCTCTACCAAGTCTCAGGATTCTACATCTTAAAGGTATCAGATTTGTAGATGATGACTCAATCAACAGGTTCCTCTTTGGCTGCCCCGTGCTTGAAGAGCTTAGCATGAGGCGATGTGTTGGGGGAAATGTTAGTGTGATTAAAATTGTTGCGCCTATGCTCACGAGCTTGTTTATGAATGATAATTTGTTTGGTTACATAAGTCCACCCCATGGTTTTGAGTGCAAGATTGTGCTTAACACCCCGGCACTTTTATACCTCACGATCAGCAGTTCTGAAACGAACGGTTTTTATTTAGTTGAAAGCTTACATCATCTCATTAGGgctgatatttttttatatgatACTTCTGGTATGGTATCAATTGTCACTGATGGTTCAGCTATCTCCAAAGCTCTAACTGATCTTCTCGAGGGGATATCCAACGTACAATTTCTACACTTAGGTTTCTCGATGGAG GTGCGTGATTGTCAACTACCAAAGTTCCCTAACATGACTTGCTTGGAGCTTGGTGACATTCATGATGTTGAATGGAAATTTCTGCTGGAGCTTCTGAAGAACTCCCCGCGTCTAGAAACCCTTGTTTTCAAAGAG GGTACTGTCTTGGAGATGATTGTGATGTGTTTGCAAGATTGCGTTGGAGTCCAGCTCGGGATATTCCTTCTTGCTTGCTCTTTCACCTCaaggaaattgaaatttttgacTTCAGTGGGGAGAAAGAAGAGTGGGAGATGGGGGACCATTTTCTACAAAATGCAAAGGTTTTGGAGAAGGTGA
- the LOC131298249 gene encoding uncharacterized protein LOC131298249 yields the protein MDVKAWVFSGQTKAQTYSIDTEVCSVFKWVCEINTISLLSVRTSMKRGRKPKGLNNLKVHKEADQLGKQQNHYLGPSFVDLPEPISFDNLLRLSTKSLLKCRCVCKPWR from the exons ATGGACGTCAAGGCTTGGGTTTTCTCCGGCCAAACAAAGGCGCAAACCTACTCTATCGATACCGAGGTGTGTTCGGTATTTAAGTGGGTGTGTGAGATAAACACAATTTCTCTTTTGTCCGTCAG GACATCCatgaaaagaggaagaaaacccAAGGGTCTCAACAACCTTAAAGTCCACAAAGAAGCAGACCAACTTGGAAAACAGCAAAATCACTACTTGGGTCCTTCCTTTGTAGACCTCCCAGAGCCTATCTCGTTTGATAATCTGCTAAGACTCTCTACAAAGAGCCTACTTAAATGCAGATGTGTGTGTAAGCCTTGGCGTTAA
- the LOC131298075 gene encoding F-box/LRR-repeat protein At4g14103-like isoform X2, whose protein sequence is MGSLSKMQKLSEEQYIDRISNLPNSLVTQILSCLPTKYAVATSALSTRWKKLWTSITSLDFDDELLVHPQNQSGNPAVQRSFTSFVCQVFMLHRDSAVQRFRLKLNHIYDISRVNGWIGDMLLRNVQEIDLSIRKEDSTLLPLDLFTCRTLAVLKLAIDCDMNVPTSVSLPNLKILHFVCITFVDDDSINRFLFGCPVLEELNMTACVGEGVKVINIVAPMLTSLNMLNVVSRHYMKPNHFFEGRIVLDTPALLYLTIFDSCADGFELGSLPHLIKADITIIADDYSDPIISEAITDLLKGVSNVRFLHLADFSLESIDRCNSQVPKFPYLTDLALGERPFGIGWKSLPKLLENSPLLESLVFKEGIRDRDYGSPLHWNPPQNVPSCLLSHLKEIEIRFFGGEKEEWEMVEYFLNNAKVLEKVNMHYAGSEREWTIQIR, encoded by the exons ATGGGCTCACTCTCAAAAATGCAGAAGCTTTCAGAGGAGCAATATATAGATAGGATCAGCAACTTACCAAATAGCCTTGTTACTCAAATCCTCTCCTGTCTTCCCACAAAATACGCTGTGGCAACTAGTGCCTTATCGACCAGATGGAAGAAATTATGGACATCCATCACAAGCCTGGACTTTGATGATGAGTTACTGGTACATCCTCAAAATCAAAGTGGTAATCCAGCTGTCCAGAGGAGTTTTACAAGTTTTGTCTGTCAAGTGTTTATGCTGCATAGGGATTCAGCCGTGCAAAGGTTCCGTCTCAAATTGAACCACATTTATGACATTTCCCGTGTTAATGGATGGATTGGTGATATGTTACTGCGCAATGTTCAAGAAATTGATCTGTCCATCCGCAAGGAAGATTCTACTTTGCTGCCTCTGGACCTCTTCACTTGTAGGACTCTGGCGGTATTAAAACTTGCTATCGATTGCGACATGAACGTGCCTACTTCAGTTTCTCTACCGAATCTGAAAATTCTCCACTTTGTTTGTATCACATTTGTGGATGATGACTCAATCAACAGATTCCTCTTTGGCTGCCCTGTGCTTGAAGAGCTGAATATGACTGCCTGTGTGGGTGAAGGGGTCAAAGTGATTAACATTGTTGCACCTATGCTCACAAGCTTGAATATGCTTAATGTTGTATCTCGTCATTATATGAAAcctaatcatttttttgaggGTAGGATTGTGCTCGACACCCCGGCACTCCTTTACCTCACAATCTTTGATTCTTGCGCTGACGGTTTTGAATTGGGGAGCTTACCTCATCTCATCAAAGCCGATATTACGATAATTGCTGATGACTATTCCGATCCAATTATCTCTGAAGCTATAACAGATCTTCTCAAGGGGGTATCCAACGTTAGATTTCTGCACTTGGCTGATTTCTCTTTGGAG TCTATTGACAGGTGTAATTCTCAAGTGCCAAAGTTTCCATATTTGACTGACTTGGCTCTTGGTGAAAGACCTTTTGGTATTGGATGGAAATCGCTGCCGAAGTTGCTGGAGAACTCCCCACTTCTGGAAAGCCTTGTTTTCAAGGAG GGAATTCGAGATCGAGATTACGGAAGCCCATTGCATTGGAATCCACCTCAGAATGTGCCTTCTTGTTTACTATCCCACCTCAAGGAAATTGAAATTAGATTTTTCGGAGGGGAGAAAGAAGAGTGGGAAATGGTGGAGTATTTCCTAAACAACGCAAAAGTTTTGGAGAAGGTGAACATGCATTATGCCGGTTCAGAAAGAGAGTGGACAATACAGATTAGATAA
- the LOC131298075 gene encoding F-box/LRR-repeat protein At4g14103-like isoform X1 translates to MPARFTTSSAAVPASTLASSSTQAASIREGKEISLFHSSSLTSATASLPIVFPVSDGHSTAARGCRYRVAVNPIRPHNLQANTLREIMGSLSKMQKLSEEQYIDRISNLPNSLVTQILSCLPTKYAVATSALSTRWKKLWTSITSLDFDDELLVHPQNQSGNPAVQRSFTSFVCQVFMLHRDSAVQRFRLKLNHIYDISRVNGWIGDMLLRNVQEIDLSIRKEDSTLLPLDLFTCRTLAVLKLAIDCDMNVPTSVSLPNLKILHFVCITFVDDDSINRFLFGCPVLEELNMTACVGEGVKVINIVAPMLTSLNMLNVVSRHYMKPNHFFEGRIVLDTPALLYLTIFDSCADGFELGSLPHLIKADITIIADDYSDPIISEAITDLLKGVSNVRFLHLADFSLESIDRCNSQVPKFPYLTDLALGERPFGIGWKSLPKLLENSPLLESLVFKEGIRDRDYGSPLHWNPPQNVPSCLLSHLKEIEIRFFGGEKEEWEMVEYFLNNAKVLEKVNMHYAGSEREWTIQIR, encoded by the exons ATGCCCGCGAGATTCACAACCTCTTCCGCCGCCGTCCCGGCTTCGACTCTTGCCAGCTCAAGTACACAGGCCGCGTCAATCAg GGAGGGAAAAGAAATTTCTTTGTTCCACTCATCCTCCCTCACATCTGCAACTGCATCCCTCCCCATTGTCTTTCCAGTTTCCGACGGCCACTCCACTGCCGCTCGTGGTTGCCGTTATAGAGTCGCCGTTAATCCTATCAGGCCTCACAATCTTCAG GCAAATACCCTGAGAGAAATAATGGGCTCACTCTCAAAAATGCAGAAGCTTTCAGAGGAGCAATATATAGATAGGATCAGCAACTTACCAAATAGCCTTGTTACTCAAATCCTCTCCTGTCTTCCCACAAAATACGCTGTGGCAACTAGTGCCTTATCGACCAGATGGAAGAAATTATGGACATCCATCACAAGCCTGGACTTTGATGATGAGTTACTGGTACATCCTCAAAATCAAAGTGGTAATCCAGCTGTCCAGAGGAGTTTTACAAGTTTTGTCTGTCAAGTGTTTATGCTGCATAGGGATTCAGCCGTGCAAAGGTTCCGTCTCAAATTGAACCACATTTATGACATTTCCCGTGTTAATGGATGGATTGGTGATATGTTACTGCGCAATGTTCAAGAAATTGATCTGTCCATCCGCAAGGAAGATTCTACTTTGCTGCCTCTGGACCTCTTCACTTGTAGGACTCTGGCGGTATTAAAACTTGCTATCGATTGCGACATGAACGTGCCTACTTCAGTTTCTCTACCGAATCTGAAAATTCTCCACTTTGTTTGTATCACATTTGTGGATGATGACTCAATCAACAGATTCCTCTTTGGCTGCCCTGTGCTTGAAGAGCTGAATATGACTGCCTGTGTGGGTGAAGGGGTCAAAGTGATTAACATTGTTGCACCTATGCTCACAAGCTTGAATATGCTTAATGTTGTATCTCGTCATTATATGAAAcctaatcatttttttgaggGTAGGATTGTGCTCGACACCCCGGCACTCCTTTACCTCACAATCTTTGATTCTTGCGCTGACGGTTTTGAATTGGGGAGCTTACCTCATCTCATCAAAGCCGATATTACGATAATTGCTGATGACTATTCCGATCCAATTATCTCTGAAGCTATAACAGATCTTCTCAAGGGGGTATCCAACGTTAGATTTCTGCACTTGGCTGATTTCTCTTTGGAG TCTATTGACAGGTGTAATTCTCAAGTGCCAAAGTTTCCATATTTGACTGACTTGGCTCTTGGTGAAAGACCTTTTGGTATTGGATGGAAATCGCTGCCGAAGTTGCTGGAGAACTCCCCACTTCTGGAAAGCCTTGTTTTCAAGGAG GGAATTCGAGATCGAGATTACGGAAGCCCATTGCATTGGAATCCACCTCAGAATGTGCCTTCTTGTTTACTATCCCACCTCAAGGAAATTGAAATTAGATTTTTCGGAGGGGAGAAAGAAGAGTGGGAAATGGTGGAGTATTTCCTAAACAACGCAAAAGTTTTGGAGAAGGTGAACATGCATTATGCCGGTTCAGAAAGAGAGTGGACAATACAGATTAGATAA
- the LOC131298173 gene encoding F-box/LRR-repeat protein At4g14103-like: MGSLSKRQKLSEEQYIDRISNLPNSLVTQILSCLPTKYAVATSALSTRWKQLWTSITSLDFDDELLVHPQNQNGNPAVQRSFTSFVCQVFMQRRDSAMHRFRLKLNRTYDVSRVNGWIGDMLLHNVREIDLSIRRKDSTLLPQDLFTCVTLVVLKLDIDCNMNVPTSVSLPNLKILHFVCITFVDDDSINRFLFGCPVLEELNMTACVGEGVSVINVVAPMLTSLNMLNVISRHYMKPHHGFEGRIVLDTPALLYLTIFDSCADGFVVGSLPHLIKADITIIAEDHTDPHISEAITDLLKGISNVRFLHLADFSLESIDRCNSQVPEFPYLTDLDLGERPSCIGWKLLPKLLENSPLLESLVFKEGIRDRGSRRPLHWNPPQNVPSCLLYHLKEIEIRFFGGEKEEWEMVEYFLNNAKVLEKVNMHYAGSEREWTIQIR; the protein is encoded by the exons ATGGGCTCACTCTCAAAAAGGCAGAAGCTTTCAGAGGAGCAATATATAGATAGGATCAGCAACTTACCAAATAGCCTTGTTACTCAAATCCTCTCCTGTCTTCCCACAAAATACGCAGTGGCAACTAGTGCCTTATCGACTAGATGGAAGCAATTATGGACATCCATCACAAGCCTGGACTTTGATGATGAGTTACTGGTACATCCTCAAAATCAAAATGGTAATCCAGCGGTCCAAAGGAGTTTTACAAGTTTTGTGTGTCAAGTGTTTATGCAGCGTAGGGATTCAGCCATGCATAGGTTCCGTCTCAAATTGAACCGCACGTACGATGTTTCCCGTGTTAATGGATGGATTGGTGATATGTTACTGCACAATGTTCGAGAAATTGATCTGTCCATCCGCAGGAAAGATTCTACTTTGCTGCCTCAGGATCTCTTCACTTGTGTGACTCTGGTGGTATTAAAACTGGATATCGATTGCAACATGAATGTGCCTACTTCAGTTTCTCTACCGAATCTGAAAATTCTCCACTTTGTTTGTATCACATTTGTGGATGATGACTCAATCAACAGATTCCTCTTTGGCTGCCCTGTGCTTGAAGAGCTGAATATGACTGCCTGTGTGGGTGAAGGGGTCAGTGTGATTAACGTTGTTGCACCTATGCTCACAAGCTTGAATATGCTTAATGTTATATCTCGTCATTATATGAAACCTCATCATGGTTTTGAGGGTAGGATTGTGCTCGACACCCCGGCACTCCTATACCTCACAATCTTTGATTCTTGCGCTGACGGTTTTGTAGTAGGGAGCTTACCTCATCTCATCAAAGCCGATATTACGATAATTGCTGAGGACCATACCGATCCACATATCTCTGAAGCTATAACTGACCTTCTCAAGGGGATATCCAACGTTAGATTTCTGCACTTGGCTGATTTCTCTTTGGAG TCTATTGACAGGTGTAACTCTCAAGTGCCAGAGTTCCCATATTTGACTGACTTGGATCTTGGTGAAAGGCCTTCTTGTATTGGATGGAAATTGCTGCCGAAGCTGCTGGAGAACTCCCCGCTTCTGGAAAGCCTTGTTTTCAAGGAG GGAATTCGAGATCGAGGTTCCAGAAGGCCATTGCATTGGAATCCACCTCAGAATGTGCCTTCTTGTTTACTCTATCACCTCAAGGAAATTGAAATTAGATTTTTCGGAGGGGAGAAAGAAGAGTGGGAAATGGTGGAGTATTTCCTGAACAACGCAAAAGTTTTGGAGAAGGTGAACATGCATTATGCCGGTTCAGAAAGAGAGTGGACAATACAGATTAGATAG